The Fusarium keratoplasticum isolate Fu6.1 chromosome 8, whole genome shotgun sequence genome includes a region encoding these proteins:
- a CDS encoding NADP-dependent alcohol dehydrogenase 6-like protein 1, whose translation MRSGWGPAPYPVCVRHEIIGTVERVGSQVEGGLRVGDRVGVGPQSDSCLGRFGDCDRCVTGRENYCQKMVSPYAAKHFNGGNAMGGYALYHRCPSHFVFKIPDGLSSAVAAPQLCAGVTVYSPLKKNGCGPGKTIGIAGVGGLGDIAILFAKALGADKVVAISRGRNKPEDALALGADEFVATEDSNWQQQYYQSLDLIVSTVSSAKVPIGDYFSLLKIEGSLVQAGSPDDGDFVVPGYPLIFSGVKLGGSCIGSPAEIREMLLLAEKSQLKPWIEERPMSQVNQTIVHMISGKAKYRYVMVNDE comes from the exons ATGCGTAGCGGCTGG GGTCCCGCTCCTTACCCCGTCTGTGTCAGACACGAGATTATCGGCACGGTAGAACGTGTCGGATCTCAGGTTGAAGGCGGCCTTCGTGTGGGCGACCGGGTTGGAGTCGGTCCCCAGAGCGACTCGTGCCTCGGACGATTTGGGGACTGCGATCGGTGTGTAACGGGCCGCGAGAACTACTGCCAAAAGATGGTCTCTCCGTATGCGGCAAAGCACTTCAATGGCGGAAACGCTATGGGTGGCTACGCCTTGTACCACAGGTGCCCCTCGCACTTCGTGTTCAAGATCCCCGACGGCCTCTCGTCCGCCGTGGCTGCTCCCCAGCTCTGTGCAGGAGTTACCGTCTATTCGCCTCTGAAGAAGAATGGCTGTGGTCCCGGTAAGACTATTGGTATTGCGGGCGTGGGCGGCCTCGGTGACATTGCCATACTGTTTGCCAAGGCGCTTGGGGCAGATAAGGTTGTCGCCATCTCGCGCGGGCGCAACAAGCCCGAAGATGCACTTGCGCTCGGAGCCGATGAATTCGTCGCGACGGAGGATTCCAACTGGCAGCAGCAATACTACCAGTCATTGGATCTCATTGTATCGACAGTGTCGTCTGCCAAG GTCCCGATAGGTGATTACTTCTCCTTGCTGAAGATTGAGGGCAGCCTGGTCCAGGCGGGATCTCCCGACGACGGTGACTTTGTCGTACCTGGTTATCCACTAATTTTCAGTGGAGTGAAGCTTGGAGGGTCATGCATCGGGTCTCCCGCGGAAATCCGCGAAATGTTGCTTTTGGCGGAAAAGAGTCAGCTCAAGCCCTGGATTGAGGAACGGCCAATGAGTCAGGTGAATCAGACAATCGTTCACATGATATCTGGAAAGGCCAAATATCGCTACGTCATGGTAAACGATGAGTAA
- a CDS encoding 3-methyl-2-oxobutanoate hydroxymethyltransferase: protein MYHLDCTPYPKMTTALARLRAVAAKRKLVCVTAWDFPRGLLAETAGIDLVLVGDSLGITALGYKDTKAVTLDEMVHHTRAVGRAFKTGFLLADLPLGSYEKSTEHAIESAIRLVKEAGAHGVKLEGGCDVSPTIRAISKAGIPVIGHIGLTLQRDLDASNQVDDSNDACAGVLADAKSVQDAGAVAVVVEAVASQTAAKITSASGIPTIGIG, encoded by the exons CTGTATCACCTTGATTGCACGCCGTATCCAAAGATGACCACAGCTCTAGCTAGGTTGCGAGCCGTTGCGGCAAAGCGCAAGCTCGTCTGTGTTACTGCCTGGGACTTCCCCAGGGGATTACTCGCAGAGACAGCGGGGATTGACCTGGTCCTAGTTGGCGACAGTCTCGGCATCACGGCCCTTGGCTACAAGGATACAAAGGCAGTCACCTTAGACGAGATGGTGCATCACACGCGGGCCGTGGGCCGAGCCTTCAAGACCGGCTTTCTCCTGGCTGACCTCCCTCTTGGTTCCTACGAGAAGTCCACTGAGCACG CCATCGAGTCCGCCATCAGGCTCGTCAAAGAGGCCGGTGCACACGGAGTCAAGCTCGAGGGAGGCTGCGACGTGAGCCCTACCATCCGGGCCATCTCAAAGGCTGGGATTCCTGTGATAGGGCACATCGGCCTCACGCTGCAGAGAGATCTAGATGCGTCGAACCAAGTAGATGACAGCAACGACGCTTGCGCAGGGGTTCTGGCCGATGCCAAAAGCGTTCAGGACGCCGGTGCCGTGGCGGTTGTTGTAGAGGCTGTGGCCTCCCAGACAGCCGCGAAAATCACTAGTGCTTCGGGAATTCCCACTATTGGGATTGGGTAA
- a CDS encoding Aa-trans domain-containing protein — protein MPQSSVPIAEKDMMKRDPAQDIEFNGGLAPAPSQMGECQDTTQDAIFGEISEDGPNYRSVGWIGTVALMMKTQIGLGVLSIPAVFDTLGIVPGVICLCAVSAITTWSDYIVSVFKLRHPEVYSIDDAGFLMFGRIGREFLGIAFCLYFIFVAGSGMLGISIGVNSLSAHGACTAIFVAVAAIIGFLFASIRTLGRISFLAWLGLICILASIFVVTIAVGIQDRPDAAPREGSWESDFKITNNPSFTEAISAVSALVFAYACTPALFSIASEMREPQHFTRALLVCQGAVTAIYIAIGCVVYYFCGSYVATPALGSAGVTVKKIAYGLALPGLIATTTLMIHFAAKYTFVRILRGSRHLASNSAIHWGTWLSCTLGTTIIAYLIASGIPVFGGLVSLIGALLGTLMSFQPMGCMWLYDNWTAGRKNPSVWWALMVVWSVFVIISGTFLMVGGTYGSVVGIVDSYESSGGSVPWSCADNSNSV, from the exons ATGCCGCAATCCTCCGTCCCTATCGCAGAGaaggacatgatgaagcggGACCCTGCCCAAGACATCGAGTTCAACGGTGGGCTCGCGCCGGCTCCCTCTCAGATGGGCGAATGTCAGGACACCACCCAGGATGCTATTTTCGGCGAAATTAGCGAGGACGGACCCAACTACCGCAGC GTTGGGTGGATCGGCACCGTCgctctgatgatgaagacccAGATCGGACTCGGTGTTCTTTCCATTCCTGCTGTCTTTGACACGCTCGGAATCGTGCCTGGGGTTATCTGCTTATGCGCCGTATCTGCCATCACCACTTGGTCAGACTATATCGTTAGCGTCTTTAAACTTCGCCATCCAGAAGTTTACAGTATTGATGATGCAGGCTTTTTGATGTTTGGCCGCATTGGGCGAGAATTCTTGGGCATTGCATTCTGTCTCT ACTTCATCTTTGTGGCCGGATCCGGAATGTTAGGCATCTCTATCGGGGTGAACTCTTTGTCAGCTCATGGCGCATGCACTGCTATATTCGTCGCTGTCGCCGCTATCATCGGTTTCTTATTCGCCAGCATTCGCACACTGGGCCGCATAAGTTTCCTTGCGTGGCTTGGGCTGATTTGCATTCTTGCTTCTA TCTTTGTCGTCACCATTGCCGTTGGTATCCAAGACCGACCTGACGCTGCGCCCCGGGAAGGTTCCTGGGAATCCGACTTCAAaatcaccaacaacccatCGTTTACCGAAGCCATCTCGGCAGTGTCTGCGCTCGTCTTTGCCTACGCCTGCACTCCGGCTCTCTTCTCTATCGCTTCTGAAATGCGCGAGCCTCAGCATTTCACTCGGGCACTGCTGGTATGCCAGGGTGCCGTAACTGCAATCTACATTGCTATTGGCTGCGTGGTCTACTATTTCTGCGGCTCTTACGTTGCTACGCCTGCTCTGGGCTCGGCTGGCGTAACTGTCAAAAAGATTGCTTATGGCTTGGCTCTCCCGGGTTTGATAGCCACTACTACTCTTATGATCCAC TTTGCGGCCAAGTACACGTTTGTCCGTATCTTGCGCGGATCTAGGCACCTTGCTTCCAACAGTGCCATCCACTGGGGAACCTGGCTCAGTTGCACTCTCGGGACTACAATCATCGCATATCTCATCGCCAGCGGCATTCCAGTGTTTGGTGGACTTGTTTCCCTGATTGGGGCTCTGCTTGGCACGCTTATGTCATTTCAGCCGATGGGCTGTATGTGGCTCTATGACAACTGGACCGCAGGAAGAAAGAACCCCTCAGTTTGGTGGGCTCTCATGGTCGTCTGGAGTGTCTTCGTGATCATCTCTGGTACCTTTTTGATGGTTGGCGGCACTTACGGCTCTGTTGTTGGCATTGTCGATTCGTACGAGAGCTCTGGAGGATCGGTCCCGTGGTCTTGCGCTGATAACTCGAACTCAGTTTAG